One part of the Lachnospiraceae bacterium JLR.KK002 genome encodes these proteins:
- a CDS encoding ParB/RepB/Spo0J family partition protein: MGSNAKSGSAAKITLEKFDDLFGGSAAQGNGAEQIVNAPLAELYTFKDHPFRVEDDEKMEETTESIRQYGVLVPGIARPRAGGGYEIIAGHRRKRGSELAGKTEMPVIVRNYTDDEATIIMVDSNIQREDILPSEKARAYKMKYEAMKHQGKKSGKNTLDEVGEAAGENAKKVQRYIWLSRLSDELLVMVDNKKLGFSQGVDISFLVEEAQQWVQEVIEEKGCNVSMVQSAKIKEYGKTGELTLAMVRLILTEEKPKERKVTLKADKISEYFAEDCSSEEIEGIIIQLLDEWKKRQ; encoded by the coding sequence ATGGGCAGTAACGCAAAATCGGGGAGCGCAGCAAAGATTACGCTGGAAAAATTTGATGATTTATTCGGCGGGAGTGCCGCACAGGGAAACGGGGCGGAGCAGATTGTCAATGCGCCGCTGGCAGAACTTTATACATTCAAAGACCACCCGTTCCGGGTGGAAGATGATGAGAAGATGGAGGAAACAACCGAGAGTATCCGACAGTACGGGGTGCTTGTGCCGGGGATTGCAAGACCGAGGGCGGGCGGCGGCTATGAAATCATAGCCGGACACCGCCGCAAACGTGGCTCGGAACTTGCCGGAAAGACGGAAATGCCTGTGATTGTCCGCAATTACACCGATGATGAAGCTACAATTATCATGGTGGATTCCAATATCCAGCGGGAGGACATCTTGCCAAGCGAAAAGGCGAGAGCCTATAAGATGAAATATGAAGCCATGAAGCATCAGGGGAAGAAGTCAGGGAAGAACACCCTTGATGAAGTGGGGGAAGCCGCCGGGGAGAACGCAAAAAAGGTTCAGCGGTATATCTGGCTCTCCCGCCTGTCTGATGAACTCCTTGTCATGGTAGATAATAAAAAGCTCGGATTCTCACAGGGCGTGGATATTTCCTTTCTGGTGGAGGAAGCGCAGCAGTGGGTACAGGAGGTTATAGAGGAAAAAGGCTGTAACGTCAGCATGGTGCAGTCGGCAAAAATCAAGGAATACGGCAAGACAGGGGAACTTACCCTTGCAATGGTGCGCCTGATACTGACGGAGGAAAAGCCGAAGGAACGGAAAGTGACACTGAAAGCGGATAAAATCAGCGAATATTTTGCGGAGGACTGCAGCAGTGAGGAAATAGAGGGCATCATCATTCAGCTATTGGATGAATGGAAGAAAAGACAATAG
- a CDS encoding molecular chaperone, producing MGKPSKYEKETIVNFNEGEKEASIYTFNADLKRHLAEFSKKYPLLCHLEKSTPEGSVAYVLDKSRLSIRLVPPYSEERRAAARAYAKEHGFKPLPGGKDIA from the coding sequence ATGGGAAAGCCGTCTAAGTATGAAAAGGAAACGATTGTTAACTTCAACGAGGGTGAGAAGGAAGCCAGTATTTACACATTTAATGCGGACTTGAAGCGGCATCTGGCGGAGTTCAGCAAAAAATATCCGCTCCTGTGCCATTTGGAGAAGTCCACGCCGGAAGGGAGCGTGGCCTATGTTCTGGATAAGTCCCGGCTGTCTATCCGGCTGGTTCCTCCTTACAGTGAGGAACGGCGGGCGGCGGCGAGGGCATATGCCAAAGAACACGGCTTCAAGCCCTTGCCGGGCGGGAAGGATATTGCCTGA
- a CDS encoding virulence-associated E family protein, with product MDGEKTVGEVRQMLETTQKGQTANTPGNYRAVFLHDPLLRGAFSSNLLTDRVDIVKPLGWYRDGNRLTDVDIQYLVLYLEEHYGLTSEKRIEGAIKVAANEYRYHPVRDYLNSLQWDGTERVRYALRHFLGAEVSDYNYEVLLLFMLGAVARVFKPGTKFEVMLCLVGGQGAGKSTFFRFLAVRDEWFSDDLRKLDDDNVYRKLQGHWIIEMSEMIATANAKSIEDIKSFLSRQKETYKAPYEVHPKDHKRQCVFAGTSNTLDFLPLDRTGNRRFLPVQVQAEAAEVHILEDEAASRAYIGQMWAEVMEVYRKGDVKLKLSPAMEKYLKEHQRSFMPEDTLATRILNFLDGYGGKMVCSLQIYHEGLGHPDYEEPKQYDIRDINSIMKNYAAGWKAFENPRHFPPPYNRQKGWERAEPPDNGGHGKSGFQPLPEGEAVQLGLPKEWLEGGKA from the coding sequence ATGGACGGTGAAAAGACGGTGGGGGAAGTCCGGCAGATGCTGGAAACCACCCAGAAGGGGCAGACCGCCAACACGCCGGGGAATTACAGGGCGGTGTTTTTGCATGACCCGCTGCTTCGAGGGGCGTTCAGCAGCAACCTCCTGACTGACCGGGTTGACATTGTGAAGCCCCTTGGCTGGTATCGGGACGGGAACCGGCTGACGGACGTGGATATTCAATATTTAGTTCTGTATTTGGAGGAACACTACGGGCTGACATCAGAGAAGCGGATTGAGGGGGCTATCAAGGTAGCCGCCAATGAATACCGGTATCACCCTGTCCGTGATTACCTGAACAGCCTGCAATGGGACGGGACGGAGCGGGTGCGCTATGCCCTGCGCCATTTCCTCGGTGCGGAGGTGAGCGATTACAATTACGAAGTCCTCCTGCTGTTCATGCTGGGGGCGGTGGCACGGGTATTCAAGCCGGGGACAAAGTTTGAGGTCATGCTCTGTCTGGTGGGCGGCCAGGGAGCCGGGAAGTCCACCTTCTTCCGGTTCCTTGCTGTCCGTGATGAGTGGTTTTCCGATGACCTGCGGAAGCTGGACGATGACAACGTATACCGGAAACTGCAAGGGCATTGGATTATTGAAATGTCAGAAATGATTGCCACGGCGAACGCAAAGAGCATTGAGGATATTAAGTCCTTTTTGAGCCGCCAGAAGGAAACCTACAAAGCCCCTTATGAAGTCCACCCAAAAGACCATAAGCGGCAGTGCGTGTTTGCCGGAACTTCCAACACGCTGGACTTCCTGCCCCTTGACCGAACCGGGAACCGGCGTTTCCTGCCGGTGCAGGTGCAGGCGGAAGCGGCGGAGGTTCACATTCTGGAAGATGAAGCCGCTTCCAGAGCCTATATCGGGCAGATGTGGGCGGAGGTCATGGAGGTTTACCGGAAGGGGGATGTAAAGCTGAAATTAAGCCCGGCAATGGAGAAATATCTGAAAGAACACCAGCGGTCATTCATGCCGGAGGACACCCTCGCCACCCGGATTCTGAACTTTTTGGACGGGTACGGAGGGAAGATGGTCTGCTCCCTGCAAATCTACCATGAAGGGCTGGGACACCCGGATTATGAGGAACCGAAGCAGTATGACATTCGTGATATTAACTCCATCATGAAGAATTATGCGGCGGGCTGGAAAGCCTTTGAGAATCCACGGCATTTCCCGCCGCCCTATAACCGGCAGAAGGGCTGGGAACGGGCGGAGCCGCCTGACAACGGAGGGCATGGGAAATCGGGTTTCCAGCCTTTGCCCGAAGGGGAGGCCGTCCAGCTTGGGCTGCCAAAGGAATGGCTGGAAGGGGGAAAAGCGTAG
- a CDS encoding TnpV protein: MKELPERIHDDTNGLDYVLVGDYYIPALRLTEESRPIGHWGRRRKAYLEEARPALYCSLLLSGKLWTHLADVDEQAQERLDLIMEQMKAAEGVTEKLKADDQLEWVRRCNSIRNRAEEIIYAELVYA; this comes from the coding sequence ATGAAAGAACTGCCAGAAAGAATCCATGACGATACCAACGGTCTTGACTACGTTCTTGTGGGTGATTATTACATTCCCGCCCTGCGGCTGACGGAGGAATCCCGCCCAATCGGGCATTGGGGGCGCAGGCGTAAAGCCTATCTGGAAGAAGCCCGCCCCGCCCTTTATTGCAGCCTGCTGTTGTCAGGGAAACTCTGGACGCACCTTGCCGACGTGGACGAGCAGGCACAGGAGCGGCTTGACCTTATCATGGAGCAGATGAAAGCCGCCGAGGGCGTGACGGAGAAATTGAAAGCGGATGACCAGCTTGAATGGGTGCGCCGCTGCAATTCTATCCGCAACCGGGCGGAGGAAATTATCTATGCGGAACTGGTCTATGCGTAA
- a CDS encoding helix-turn-helix transcriptional regulator produces the protein MYIKLTLQEKLKDERTSRHMTLAELEKATGIARATLGKYESDKCTDISPFNLAKLAEYYGLSMDYLMGLTENKNHPNTALHELHLNDSTVDLLKSGALNNRLLCEFVCHPGFLRLLTDMEVCIDRIADMRIHDMNLVLEKARQSVMEQRQPPENDLYMRTLELGQVSEELFFSHVIHDDLDRIVKDLRTRHESDKTTAELETPAADFARNIPVILLDALMHKGTADEKRAFTICRVFGIDYMSLPEEERATLARVFKKSPLLPVSASQRGKSKLLSLFGKKKAKE, from the coding sequence ATGTATATAAAACTGACGCTTCAGGAAAAATTAAAAGACGAGAGAACCAGCCGCCACATGACGCTTGCGGAACTGGAAAAGGCGACAGGCATAGCAAGGGCCACGCTGGGAAAATATGAATCCGACAAATGCACGGATATAAGCCCGTTCAACCTTGCAAAGCTGGCGGAATACTACGGTCTTTCCATGGACTACCTCATGGGGCTGACCGAAAATAAGAACCACCCGAACACCGCCCTGCATGAGCTGCACTTGAATGATTCCACGGTTGACCTGTTAAAAAGCGGCGCACTGAACAACCGGCTCCTCTGTGAGTTTGTCTGCCATCCCGGATTCCTGCGCCTGCTGACGGATATGGAAGTCTGCATTGACCGGATTGCGGATATGCGTATCCATGACATGAACTTAGTTCTGGAAAAAGCAAGGCAGTCCGTCATGGAACAGCGGCAGCCCCCTGAAAACGACCTCTATATGCGTACTTTAGAATTAGGGCAGGTCAGCGAGGAACTGTTTTTCAGCCATGTCATCCATGACGACCTTGACCGGATTGTCAAAGACCTCCGCACCCGGCACGAATCCGACAAGACCACCGCCGAACTGGAAACCCCCGCAGCGGATTTCGCCCGGAATATCCCAGTGATACTGCTGGACGCCCTCATGCACAAAGGCACGGCGGACGAAAAACGGGCGTTTACTATCTGCCGGGTATTCGGCATTGACTATATGAGCCTCCCGGAAGAGGAGCGTGCCACCCTTGCCCGTGTGTTCAAGAAATCCCCCCTTCTCCCCGTGTCTGCCAGCCAGCGTGGAAAATCAAAGCTGCTGTCCCTGTTTGGGAAGAAGAAAGCGAAAGAATGA
- a CDS encoding CHC2 zinc finger domain-containing protein: MNVFEAVKENVTARQAAEHYGIRVGRNGMACCPFHDDRNPSLKVDKRFHCFGCQADGDVIDFVARLYGLPGLEAAKKLASDFGISYDSRGRASPKPARRSVSAELRFLQAERKCFRVLSDYLHLLERWETAYAPKSPGDGWNPLFVEAMQKREYVGYLLDTLLTGTKEEKAAVITGHGKEVERIERRVSKFAARGQASRGNSHRQHGR, translated from the coding sequence ATGAATGTATTTGAAGCAGTAAAGGAAAATGTAACGGCAAGGCAGGCGGCGGAGCATTATGGAATCCGGGTAGGGAGAAACGGCATGGCGTGCTGCCCGTTCCATGATGACAGGAATCCCAGCTTGAAGGTGGATAAGCGGTTCCACTGCTTCGGCTGCCAGGCGGACGGGGACGTGATTGACTTTGTGGCAAGGCTTTACGGGCTGCCCGGTCTGGAAGCGGCGAAAAAGCTGGCTTCAGATTTTGGCATTTCTTATGACAGCCGGGGGCGGGCTTCCCCAAAACCGGCAAGACGGAGCGTGTCGGCAGAACTGCGGTTCTTGCAGGCGGAGCGGAAATGCTTCCGGGTGCTTAGTGATTATCTCCATCTGTTGGAGCGGTGGGAAACGGCATATGCGCCGAAATCGCCGGGGGACGGGTGGAACCCGCTGTTTGTGGAAGCCATGCAGAAACGGGAGTATGTGGGTTATCTTTTAGACACGCTGCTGACCGGGACAAAGGAGGAAAAAGCCGCAGTCATCACGGGGCATGGGAAGGAGGTGGAACGGATTGAGCGGAGGGTATCAAAGTTTGCCGCCAGAGGTCAGGCAAGCCGTGGGAACAGCCATAGACAGCATGGACGGTGA
- a CDS encoding DUF6075 family protein, giving the protein MSSTALGAEKAIIFISDAHEKFYYEKLKEVRYQDVYHKALVYCLGISDDTRRNIYSIYDFKTGCVKTECLHEGWQTSGSVKVVRMAYNLYCNGTPSVLDYDDAEEQVDECRRYTVEELFCCAYAPYFWQAIQIRYPEYATYNHDLYAMFGGRD; this is encoded by the coding sequence ATGAGTAGTACAGCGTTAGGAGCAGAGAAAGCGATTATTTTTATCAGCGATGCACATGAAAAATTCTACTACGAAAAATTGAAAGAGGTCAGGTATCAGGACGTATACCACAAAGCGCTTGTATATTGTCTTGGTATCAGTGATGACACAAGAAGGAACATTTACAGTATCTATGATTTTAAGACAGGCTGTGTAAAAACGGAGTGCCTGCATGAAGGCTGGCAGACCAGCGGGAGCGTGAAAGTAGTCAGGATGGCGTATAACCTTTACTGCAACGGTACGCCGAGTGTCCTTGATTATGATGATGCGGAGGAACAGGTGGACGAGTGCAGACGGTACACAGTGGAAGAACTGTTCTGCTGTGCCTATGCGCCCTATTTTTGGCAGGCGATACAGATACGCTATCCGGAATACGCAACGTATAACCATGATCTGTACGCCATGTTCGGAGGACGGGATTGA
- the ltrA gene encoding group II intron reverse transcriptase/maturase, producing MTQKAKKRSKLRHAEYYDMQNIFDELYAKSKDGEIFNNLVEIIAAPNNIMLAFRNIKSNDGSHTAGTDGRTIESLADMSEEDFVSLIQKQFTRYVPKTVRRVEIPKPNGKFRPLGIPCIIDRIVQQCILQVMEPICEAKFYEHSYGFRPCRSAENAVSYAYGLAQRNKLHYVVDVDIKGFFDNVNHRKLLQQIWTLGIRDTKLIQIIKAMLKAPIQMPDGEILYPDRGTPQGGILSPLLANIVLNELDWWIASQWEGMADHMKSPCKVTYYPNGAEKKCNSYTALKKSNLKEMRIVRYADDFKIFCRNRKDADRAYHAVKDWLLKRLKLEISDEKSKVTNLRKRDSEFLGFRMKLIRKRRTWVISSNVCDKAMSHMQKELSKAIIEIQNSKTASNIKSNIHEYNAKVIGMQNYYCIATRINLNFSRMAHVNNGRFLHRIDGYKKQGELNNKYLKNRYGKSKQMRWIGDTPVVPLAYVQFKIPMRKSRKINPYTPDGRMEIHSNLKLNVEDMLWLMRHPVTGETVQFNDNRISLYAGQEGKCAITGEQLEVIHCICYRKSNECKNGRDSYRNLLLLSPAGYEFISTTDSIKFATLTKKYELNKAQITKVNKLRVTAGLAEMSM from the coding sequence ATGACACAAAAAGCTAAAAAAAGAAGCAAACTGCGCCATGCGGAATACTACGACATGCAGAACATCTTTGATGAACTGTATGCAAAAAGCAAAGATGGAGAAATATTCAATAATCTCGTGGAAATCATTGCGGCGCCAAATAACATCATGCTTGCTTTCAGAAATATTAAAAGCAATGATGGGAGCCATACCGCAGGCACAGATGGGAGAACGATAGAATCCCTGGCAGATATGTCAGAAGAAGATTTCGTCTCTCTTATTCAAAAACAGTTTACAAGGTATGTGCCAAAAACAGTAAGGAGGGTAGAGATTCCCAAACCAAACGGGAAATTTAGACCGTTGGGTATACCGTGTATCATAGACAGGATTGTACAGCAATGTATATTGCAGGTCATGGAGCCAATCTGCGAAGCAAAGTTTTATGAACATTCATACGGCTTCAGACCTTGCAGGAGTGCTGAAAACGCTGTCTCCTACGCTTACGGACTGGCTCAAAGGAATAAGCTCCACTATGTGGTAGACGTGGATATAAAGGGTTTCTTTGACAACGTAAATCATAGAAAGCTGTTACAACAGATATGGACGCTGGGTATACGGGATACCAAACTGATTCAGATAATCAAAGCAATGCTGAAAGCGCCAATTCAAATGCCAGATGGAGAAATCTTATATCCAGACAGGGGAACCCCTCAGGGCGGCATACTTTCCCCGCTGTTAGCCAACATTGTCCTGAACGAACTGGACTGGTGGATAGCGTCACAGTGGGAGGGTATGGCAGACCATATGAAGTCTCCTTGTAAGGTCACATATTATCCGAATGGGGCAGAGAAAAAGTGCAACAGCTACACGGCGCTCAAAAAGAGCAATCTCAAGGAAATGCGTATAGTCCGGTATGCAGATGATTTTAAAATCTTTTGCAGGAACCGTAAGGACGCTGACAGAGCATACCATGCGGTTAAGGACTGGCTGCTAAAGCGGCTCAAACTGGAAATTTCTGATGAAAAATCAAAGGTCACAAATCTCAGGAAAAGAGACAGTGAATTTCTGGGGTTCCGTATGAAGCTGATAAGGAAACGCAGGACATGGGTAATCAGTTCAAATGTCTGTGACAAGGCAATGTCGCATATGCAGAAAGAACTCTCAAAAGCAATTATAGAGATTCAAAACAGCAAGACAGCAAGTAATATAAAGAGCAACATTCACGAATACAACGCCAAAGTCATAGGTATGCAGAACTATTATTGCATTGCTACGAGGATAAATCTGAATTTCAGCCGAATGGCTCATGTGAATAACGGTCGTTTTCTCCATCGGATAGATGGATATAAAAAGCAGGGCGAGCTAAACAACAAATATTTAAAAAACCGGTATGGAAAATCGAAGCAAATGCGCTGGATTGGAGATACACCAGTAGTACCTCTGGCATATGTGCAGTTTAAAATACCAATGCGCAAGAGCAGGAAAATCAATCCATATACTCCGGACGGAAGAATGGAAATCCACAGCAATCTGAAACTGAATGTTGAAGATATGCTCTGGCTCATGCGCCACCCGGTAACAGGAGAAACGGTACAGTTCAATGATAACCGAATCTCTCTCTATGCCGGGCAGGAAGGTAAATGTGCAATCACTGGGGAACAACTGGAAGTGATTCACTGTATTTGTTACAGGAAATCAAATGAGTGTAAAAATGGCAGAGACAGTTACCGTAATCTGTTGCTTTTATCGCCTGCCGGATATGAATTTATCTCAACAACAGACAGTATAAAGTTCGCTACACTGACAAAGAAGTATGAATTGAATAAGGCACAAATTACTAAGGTAAACAAACTGCGTGTTACCGCAGGGTTGGCAGAAATGTCAATGTAA
- a CDS encoding DUF6017 domain-containing protein, with amino-acid sequence MDSGLKFDYYYGAEAEQFSFYRVPRLLIKDRRFKGLSSDAKLLYGLMLDRMALSMKNGWFDDENRAYIHYTVENIMEDLGCARATCAKVLAELDSKKGIGLIEKKRQGLGKPDIIYVKNFVLSEPPAGGEGTAAEPAGTDVSTEVQKLNFKKYKNQDSRSSEIELLEVQKTDFKSFKKQTSGSSENEPLEVQKSNPNYNNTNYTDLSYTNPINQSDRETEKQEPGKPDNGMIDVMDNATAYMEIIRDNIEYEHHMKYGDWQDKGLYEELYEVICEIVCVKRKTVKVNGEDYPYELVKSKFLKLNSSHLEYVIGCMRETTTKIANIRAYMVTALYNAPNTMNHYYQQLVQHDMYGGGWEEKGMFQPKVEGDG; translated from the coding sequence ATGGATAGCGGTTTGAAATTCGATTACTATTACGGTGCGGAAGCGGAACAGTTTTCCTTTTACAGAGTGCCGAGGCTGCTGATAAAAGACAGGCGTTTCAAAGGCTTATCCAGTGATGCGAAACTCCTTTACGGTCTGATGCTTGACAGGATGGCATTATCCATGAAAAACGGCTGGTTTGATGATGAGAACAGGGCGTATATCCATTATACGGTTGAGAACATCATGGAAGATTTGGGGTGCGCCAGAGCCACCTGTGCAAAGGTGCTTGCGGAGCTTGACAGCAAAAAAGGGATTGGTCTGATTGAGAAGAAAAGGCAGGGATTGGGAAAGCCGGACATCATATATGTCAAGAACTTCGTCCTTTCAGAGCCGCCCGCAGGTGGGGAAGGCACAGCGGCAGAACCCGCAGGCACTGATGTTTCCACAGAAGTTCAAAAACTGAACTTCAAGAAGTACAAGAATCAGGATTCCAGAAGTTCAGAAATTGAACTTCTGGAAGTTCAAAAAACAGACTTCAAGAGTTTCAAAAAGCAGACTTCTGGAAGTTCAGAAAACGAACCTCTGGAAGTTCAAAAATCGAACCCTAATTATAACAATACTAATTATACTGATCTGAGTTATACCAATCCTATCAATCAATCGGATAGGGAAACAGAAAAACAGGAACCGGGCAAGCCGGATAATGGTATGATTGATGTGATGGATAATGCCACTGCCTACATGGAAATTATTCGTGACAATATTGAATACGAGCATCACATGAAATATGGGGACTGGCAGGATAAGGGGCTGTATGAGGAACTGTATGAGGTTATCTGCGAGATTGTGTGCGTGAAGCGTAAGACGGTAAAGGTCAACGGGGAAGATTACCCTTATGAGCTTGTAAAATCAAAGTTCCTGAAGCTGAACAGCTCCCATTTGGAGTATGTTATCGGGTGCATGAGGGAAACCACAACCAAGATAGCCAACATCAGGGCGTACATGGTGACTGCCCTCTACAATGCGCCTAACACCATGAACCACTATTACCAGCAGTTGGTGCAGCATGATATGTATGGCGGCGGTTGGGAAGAAAAAGGGATGTTCCAGCCCAAAGTGGAAGGAGATGGATAA
- a CDS encoding AAA family ATPase — protein MCKIIAIANQKGGVGKTTTTSNLGIGLAKQGKKVLLIDADAQGSLTASLGFTEPDSLEVTLATIMGNLINDEEVEPGEGILHHEEGIDLMPGNIELSGLEVSLVNVMSRETVLRSYIEIVKESYDYILIDCMPSLGMITINAFASADSILIPVQAAYLPVKGLQQLIKTVGKVKRQINPKLEIEGILLTMVDSRTNYAKDISSMLKEAYGSRVRIFANVIPISVRAAEISAEGISIYKHDPKGKVASAYDSLTKEVLADGQ, from the coding sequence ATGTGTAAAATAATCGCAATCGCAAACCAGAAAGGCGGAGTCGGCAAGACCACCACCACAAGCAACTTAGGCATCGGGCTGGCAAAACAGGGTAAGAAGGTGCTTCTGATTGATGCGGACGCACAGGGCAGTCTGACCGCAAGTTTAGGCTTTACAGAGCCGGACAGTCTGGAAGTCACGCTTGCAACCATTATGGGGAACTTAATCAATGACGAGGAAGTAGAGCCGGGAGAAGGCATTCTCCACCATGAGGAAGGGATAGACTTAATGCCGGGGAACATCGAGCTTTCCGGTCTGGAAGTTTCCCTTGTGAATGTGATGAGCCGGGAAACAGTACTCCGGTCATACATAGAGATTGTGAAGGAGAGCTACGATTATATCTTGATTGACTGTATGCCTTCCCTCGGCATGATTACCATAAATGCCTTTGCCAGCGCCGACAGCATCTTGATACCCGTACAGGCGGCATATCTGCCCGTCAAAGGCTTGCAGCAGCTTATTAAGACGGTCGGTAAGGTAAAGCGGCAGATTAACCCGAAACTGGAGATTGAGGGGATTCTGCTTACAATGGTGGACAGCCGGACGAATTACGCAAAGGACATCAGCTCCATGCTGAAGGAAGCCTATGGAAGCCGGGTGAGGATATTTGCCAATGTTATTCCCATTTCTGTCCGGGCGGCGGAAATTTCAGCGGAGGGCATCAGCATTTATAAGCATGATCCAAAGGGAAAAGTGGCGTCAGCCTATGATTCTCTGACAAAGGAGGTGCTTGCGGATGGGCAGTAA
- a CDS encoding serine/arginine repetitive matrix protein 2, which yields MKLTRHNGRAGKNGAYNPKHNDRRFDVANSEHIDTERTKQNIYWDCYTGLSSARTRERGGENDYSFEKIERIYYYEHYADHVQAQNGRNEKNRHTERNRTVDDLLTSNKTCPEESIYQIGTVEESVPGELLAEIAVEFFAEMEERFGSHVHILDWALHLDEGTPHIHERHVFDCKNRYGELCPQQEKALEELGVPLPDPDKKKGRNNNRKQTFDAECRKMLFRICAKHSLHLQTEPSYGGRGYLEKQDFIIEKQKEAISAQREIFTQNTRAIAEQEKRFDKAAKAVSEKEKELEKQEGLIEEKERELSEKQAALATVTMKIADIESLVEEVADTAYEKACEVVADTVRAETQKEDIRAVEDYKKWLASPERKAPQEKRDFAVKCLCTVQEQLKNAAQKVLRKVQSALQKPEVSRANKEQIKEKARESMKDRLARGKMEADRANRERRNVRAATKKEMEI from the coding sequence ATGAAGCTGACCAGACACAACGGCAGGGCCGGGAAAAACGGCGCTTACAATCCCAAACACAATGACCGGAGATTTGACGTGGCAAACAGTGAACATATCGACACGGAGCGGACAAAACAGAATATTTACTGGGACTGCTACACCGGCTTATCCTCCGCCCGGACAAGGGAGAGGGGCGGGGAAAACGATTATTCTTTTGAGAAGATTGAAAGGATTTATTACTATGAGCATTATGCTGACCATGTGCAGGCACAGAACGGGCGGAACGAAAAAAACAGGCATACTGAGCGCAACCGGACGGTGGATGACCTGCTCACCAGCAATAAGACCTGCCCGGAAGAAAGCATTTACCAGATTGGCACAGTAGAGGAATCTGTTCCGGGGGAGCTGCTGGCAGAGATTGCAGTGGAATTTTTTGCGGAGATGGAGGAAAGGTTCGGCTCCCACGTCCACATATTGGACTGGGCGCTCCACCTTGACGAAGGCACTCCGCATATCCATGAACGCCATGTATTCGATTGCAAAAACAGGTATGGGGAATTATGCCCCCAGCAGGAAAAGGCGCTGGAAGAACTGGGGGTGCCGCTCCCTGACCCGGATAAGAAGAAAGGCAGGAACAATAACCGCAAGCAGACCTTTGATGCGGAGTGCCGGAAGATGCTTTTTCGCATTTGTGCGAAGCACAGTTTACATTTGCAGACAGAGCCGAGTTACGGCGGCAGGGGCTATCTGGAAAAGCAGGACTTTATCATTGAAAAGCAGAAAGAAGCAATCTCCGCACAGAGGGAAATTTTCACACAGAATACCAGAGCCATAGCAGAGCAGGAAAAGAGGTTTGATAAAGCCGCAAAAGCTGTTTCCGAGAAAGAAAAGGAACTGGAAAAACAGGAGGGGCTGATTGAGGAAAAGGAGCGGGAACTCTCTGAAAAACAGGCAGCCCTTGCCACGGTCACCATGAAGATTGCAGACATAGAATCGCTGGTGGAGGAAGTGGCGGACACGGCTTATGAGAAAGCCTGCGAAGTTGTGGCGGATACCGTCCGGGCGGAAACGCAGAAGGAGGACATCCGGGCGGTGGAGGATTACAAAAAGTGGCTGGCTTCGCCGGAACGGAAAGCCCCGCAGGAGAAAAGGGATTTCGCCGTGAAGTGCCTGTGTACGGTTCAGGAGCAGCTTAAAAATGCGGCGCAGAAAGTGTTAAGGAAAGTCCAGTCGGCGCTCCAAAAACCGGAGGTGAGCCGTGCAAATAAGGAGCAGATTAAAGAGAAGGCGAGGGAATCCATGAAGGACAGGCTTGCAAGGGGGAAAATGGAAGCAGACCGGGCGAACCGGGAGCGCAGGAACGTAAGGGCAGCAACAAAAAAAGAGATGGAGATTTGA
- a CDS encoding PcfB family protein — translation MQEEVTQKTIALVFKSSRLTADVLKKAMKMYLEHRKQGKQMPHGKISVKELVGQGMGASSIEVTDNNIKSFERVAKKYNVQFAVKKDKTEKPPKHIVLFKGKDADVITQAFKEFVKVNEKKHNRISVKEKLAKFREQSGKDKNRERAREHQKDRGQSL, via the coding sequence ATGCAGGAGGAAGTGACACAGAAAACCATTGCCCTTGTGTTCAAATCTTCCCGGCTGACTGCCGACGTGCTGAAAAAGGCTATGAAGATGTATCTGGAACACCGGAAACAGGGAAAGCAGATGCCGCATGGGAAAATATCAGTGAAAGAGCTGGTCGGTCAGGGTATGGGCGCTTCGAGCATTGAGGTGACGGATAATAACATCAAGTCCTTTGAGAGAGTGGCAAAGAAGTACAACGTGCAGTTTGCTGTGAAGAAGGATAAGACGGAAAAGCCGCCGAAGCACATCGTATTATTCAAGGGCAAGGATGCTGACGTGATAACGCAGGCATTTAAGGAGTTTGTAAAAGTTAATGAGAAAAAGCATAACCGCATCTCCGTAAAGGAGAAACTGGCAAAGTTCCGGGAGCAGTCAGGCAAGGACAAGAACCGGGAGAGGGCAAGGGAACACCAGAAGGACAGGGGGCAGTCATTATGA